ctttttttttttttacatattatGCAAATACAGATGAATTAAATGAAACTCGAATCAGGATTAATTATATGGACTTCTATTAAATATATGTGGGTACTTTCATCTACAATTACGTGCGCACGTACTTTTCTTCTATATTTTGAAGGTTTTATAGGGCTGACTGTTTCTTAGTCTTGCATGGTCATATGACTGAAAAGGCATCATGGTCATATAATGATATGACTggaaaagttttataaataatttggatcaataataaaataataaaacactTCTCATGGTCACATGACTGAAAAGGCatcatgatttttttgttaaatttagTTTTATGATGtggaatttaaaaattttaatatttaactaTAAGATATCGTATAGTTAGCAAATTGCGTTGTTGTGAGGTGGACTTTACAAATAGGTGCAAGATTCCGAAACTCACTGGGTGGAGATAAGTCTCAATGAAAAGATTGGAAATGAACCTAATATTTCAtcgaaaagaaattaatattcaaatgAGGAAACTAtggaaatattttaaaaaaatgaaataaaaggtATGAAAAATCTCTTCTTTTCAAGTTGATGTTTAGAGTAACTATACTAAATCCAACTCCCCCATCTGTTATGAGTAATcagcaattaaaaaaaaaagtaaaagtagATATATTCCTGGACAAAAATAACTTGGCACTATGATCAAGAAAACACGGGGCCACGATAAGTGAACACTATAGAATGACTCGTAGCTCAAAATCGGTATCTAATATGACCCTCTAAACAATCCTATGTGTCATTCCGATCATGCTCGACCCCAATATTAAGATGATCATTACGTCTCCTGCACAACCTTTCGTGTGTTGATTGAGCTCATAGAAAAAAGTGGTAGCCAACGTGAATTAGTTAATGTGGTTCAACacccttttcttttatgtatAGTCTTGGATTCGAGTTTTTTGAATAGAGAAAAGCCACAATTATAatagttttatcttttaataaagAGATCTAGGTCAAACTTGAATTAATTGTGACACTTCTCGTTAAGTATGTTTttagattcaattttttagaatGGAAAAAAGCCACGATTcgaatttttataatttaatgaCTTGACCTGACGTGAACCTCAATTGGTCCAACCCTATTAGACTTTTGAATATCACCCGGTAtatgcaaaaaaagaaaggacaaaaataggaggtaaaaaaagaagaagaagtgatCTTAtggtaataaaaaaaatgaagtaaTTGAAAGTAAAGAATgtgaatttttataaaaagagAATCGTGGCTTTATTGTAAAGCCCTGGATCCGTTTAATGGTTTATCCATCCTGCAAGAAATATATAGGCAAAAGCCGCAAAAGCGTAACAGACATGACATCTCTCCAATTGATTAATCGGCCTGTTCTTTTGGAGGGTCAAAAATAGTTAAAACAAACCGTGCCTTTAGGTTTAATGCAGTAACATCAATATCCATGTGGGACCAAAAACTTAATGGTTTGATACCTATTGAGAGGACTTGGATGTACTTCCACTTAATTAATTGGTTCCATTTTTTGAGTACCAAAAACTGTTGAAACAATCGTACTTTTAGAAAAGTATGGTTTGACGCAATGACTTCGTCTTTTATTTGGGATCAAGAGATTTATGATTTAATTCTTATAAACGGGCTTACCTCTCTCTTTTGTAATCGAAGAAAATACCAGTTTAGGTAGAAATTACATTATGTATGCATTACATATATACAGTTGcgtctttattttttatcctcAGTAGacgtaaataataataataataataataataataataataataatagaatagaACGTGTTTGAAGGTCGATACGTTTCAATGGCcccaaaaaagtaaaaataaaacgtTTGGATACGTTTCTTATTCacaaatatgaaaacaaattGTGGGTCTTCCCATCAACAGGTAAGCAATTTTATACATCTGCGGTGAGCCTTCAAAACAAGTACCTTGTACTTTCCCAATAAGGAGTCGGTCTGGTTGTGCAAGAAATGCGTCGAATTTCTttggaaattcaaattaaCACCATAACTGGTCTACTCCATTGAATCTCTATATAAAAACCCCATCCTTCACCCGAAATCTTCCTAAATCGTGTTAAATCAGACACACAATCGCACAAAAGCCTAGTAGAAGTACGTGTCTATAGTTTCTTCAAGCTCACACCACCCGGTTGCAAATCAATATACGTACCCTGTAGTTCCTTCAAGATCAAGCCATGCAACGGTTCTCAAACTCGGCCCTAATCAAGGCAACCCAAATCCCTGTATTAATGGGCCGCCCGTGTGACGTGTTCATAAACCACCGGGGCATCGACACGAAGAAGACCATTGCAGGGTTGCTCTATCAGTACCTTTCCCGTCAAGGGATCAATTCTTTCCTCGACAGCAAGAACATGAAGCCCGGGGACAGGCTGTTTGATAACATTGACAGGGCGATCCATGGGTGCAAGGTGGGGGTGGCGGTGTTCTCTCGCCGCTACTGCGAGTCGGCATACTGTTTACATGAGCTTTCCCTTCTGATGGAGACGAAGAAAAGGGTAGTACCCATCTTCTATGATGTGAAGCCGTCTCACCTTCGCATTATTTCAAACAAAAGGAACTGCAATAGCGAAGACCACCAGAGATACAGCCATGCACTCGAGGAAGCTCGGAACATTGTTGGACTTACCTTCGACCCCTTAAAGGAGTACGCATATCAAACTCACTATATCCCTTTATTTTTCATCATATCTTGTTTAATCATATCGAACGCATCACTTCTTGACATCATTCTCATATTAACTTCACTATATACAAAACCAATTTGATGAGCTTTTGAACTGATCACACAATATCTCTTCGACATTATGATTGTTGCTAGCTATAGGTTGTTATTAGGTTAAGAGaacgaaaaagataaatgaataaaaaccGGAGTTGAGAATGAAATCAAAGAATCAATAACCCTAACGAACCTACCTCATGGCCTGAAAACAATGGTCTCTCACGGATTTTGCCGCTTTGTTTTCTTATACGAAAACTGTTCACATTACCCATGTACTGAATTATAAGGTTTTGGTTTTCCGGTTCTGAATATGCTTTTGCAAACAGGGATTGGTCGGAGTTCTTGAGGAATGCATCCGACGCAGTGATAAAGAACTTGATCGaggtagaagaagaagattggcTTCAAAACATGCCAAATCCCATGATGAGGAAGCCCTACTGAACCAAGGAATAGCAGTTAACATTGTACAAATCTGTGCAAAATCCCTTCATTGCTTCAAAAATTTTTTTCCCACTTCAATttgttgattaaattaatttgttgTTCAATCGGAAAAAATAACATACAAGAGTTCTTGTATAAAGAATTAGGCTTCAATAACTGTACAATTTGTTTATTCCCGTCAACAGTCAGcactttataattaataatgtaTACTCAGGTATCCATTTGTACTTTCttcaatgaaaattaataCATATGCATAGACAGGAAGATTTTATTcccttttaaatattttattgcgtGTCTTTGAAGACACAATTCCAagaattttcctctattaTAATAGTTCGAGCCGTCTAAAGTAGAGTATGCACCGCAGATCCTCTCATTAATATGCGGCATAATGAATCGAACATATTCCATTAAAGGACCTCGCATATTATTTATCCTACAttcttaactaattaatatcATAAATTATATCAAGAAAtgttattaaatatagataactAATTATGTAGCTTCAGTAGGATACTGCTTACAAATTTCCAAGTAGTTCTACTGAACCTTCCTCTCAACATACATATTGTCTCTCTCTATGGAGCAATTTACACATATATTCTTGAAATAAATAGTCTGTACCATAAActctcaaaattaaaataagataTAATGCTCAGAAATGAGGGTTAGTGCAATAACACACGCTTTTATCCAATAATCAAAATGTTTCAGATTCGATTTTCATTAGTGGAATTATTTGTAccattttatttagttttatttatcCTTATAACCATCAAATAAGATGcaatgcataaaaaaaaatgtgtagCTCTACGGAGTGTTTTCACACGTACATACGGTTACGAATTGTATCTCTTCGATTTCGTTAAGTGAAGCCCCACTCATTTATCTGCATTGGTACCTTTTCGCTAACTTCAACCGCTCGACTCTGTCCATGGAGAAAATCATGGTGCTGCTCTACAGAATGAGATttcaccctctctctctctctctcccccgcCTCTCAGTCTCTTTCCTCTctcctcccctctctctctccccaagTCACTGTCCCCACTCGACCCTGTCTCTTTGCACCGCTCTTGCAGCTTTCAGTATCGTGCTGCCTCGACTTCCCGCGTCAGACTGCGATTTGCTGGAGTTCACCTGCCGATCTCTTTGAATGTAGTTGCCATTGTTCAAACTGGTTCAAGAGCTTTGCCACTGAAGTTGCAGGACTACGCTCGTGACTACATTGAAGTCAGTGAAAGCTCTTTAATCTAATCCCTTTTAAGGTTTTATATCCTATTGCATATGCccattaattttctaattcaCTTCACTCTCATATGTAGGTTGGCACTCAATTAGCTTCACAACTCGAATGTATTGTTACTATAAGCTCCAAACAAGTCTGTCAAAACCTAGGAGGATTCCCACCCTCTGACTTGGAAGAGCATGCTCTCCTTGCTAAGATAGGGAACTGCATTGCAAGGACTCTTGGTTGCTAAGCCAGTTCAAGATCCTTTTGGGCCTCTTGACATATAGGTTTGCGGAGTAGCAGAGTGTGCAGACCTTTGTCGTTCCATCAACTTGCTGAGACTATCAAGCTCGAATTCAAGGTGATCCTTTTGCGTTTCTGCATAATAGCTATCACTGTTCGACAAAATTTCTGATGTTTGGCAATCTATATCCTTTGAGATGGGAAACTAAATTTTCATAAGGTACGATAACAGTTTGGATAAAGTATTATGCTTTTCTTCTGTCAAACTTATTATCAGCTTTTAAAGTActattattttagaatttttatagTCTTATCTCTTTCATATGAAAGTTTAGCACTAAAGATTGATCACAGCGATAAGCTAATTAACAAGTATGAACTCCGGTCATATTATGTGGTTTTCTGTAGATGCTTGGAATGGTATTGTAATATAAGTTGTTCTGCAAGCATTCTTTATTTTGGATTCTATTTTGGATTCTAGGTTCCACGAATGGTCAATGCGAGCAAGGGTGCGAGGTGCTGGTTCCCATTTATGGGTTGAACCATCAACAAGGATATGCGTTTTTACTTACCGGAGTGGATACGGCCATGGGCATTGCGATGTTGGATTTAATGTGGACAACATACCTTTTGGCCGGTTCCTCTTCTAGATGGAACTCGCTAATACACAAATATtggtacttttttttcttaggtAGATTAGGGAGTAGAGCCCGAATACAAAGAACTCAAACAGAAACGAAACGGGGTAAGGCGGCCTCTGCAATATTGCTTAACAGTAGTGAGAGCACCCCATTAGGAGCTTAATGAAGAACATGCGTCCCCAAGGGTAGATCAATCGCCCTCTTCGATAACCAATCCGCGCAAGTATTCCCTTCCCGGTACGTGTGTTGGATGTAGACCTCCCAATCCCTCTGCAATAGATTTTGAATGCTCCTCTGCAGCGGCTGAAAACACGGCGGACACGGGTCCTGTCTTGATATCAATGTCAGAACCACCATCGAGTCTATTTCAAGGATAAGTCGTCGGCACCCTGCATTCCAAGCTAATTCCAAACCCGTTAAAACTCCTCAGAGTTCTGCCACCGTCACTGTTGAGACACCCAGGCTCTGCATGAAACCAATGATCCATCCTCCACTGGAGTTCCTCAAAATGCCACCCGCTCCAGTGACTCCTTGTGAACCCCGAATAGCCCCATTCGTGTTCAACTTCATAAAATCTTCCGGTGGCTTCACCCAGTGTATGGAAATCCACTTGCTCTTGCTCCCATCCACCGCTTGAGAAGATAAAAGCCAGCCCTCCCGAAAGCTCCTAGCTGCTGCCAATATTGTACGCCCTTCATCGCTCGGTCGATCGAAATCCGTGCAGAATAATTCCTTATTTCTCCATGTCCACAACAACCAGCACCCCGTAACGAAGATGGTCGGCCAATCCTCGCGAGGAGGCCAAACGAGATTAAGCATTAACCAGTCCTGCAATGAGATCGAGAAGAAATTCGGCTGAAGAGACCGCGGAATGAGCCTCTCCCACATTTGCCGGGCGGAAGAACAATCCCATAAGATATTAATGATGGACTCCACATTCGCGTCGCATATGGGACAATCAACCGACACCGTGAGACGTCGTCGAACTCGAGCCTCGTTGGTGAGTAAGCTCTCGCATGCCACCAGCCACAGAAAAGCCGGAAGTCTCTGAGGTCCCTCCCAACTCCATATAACTCTCCACACTCTACTCGAAGGTGATACAAAAGAATCAGTGGTAAGTAACTGATAGGCCGTCTTGACGGAGTAATCTCCCGATGAGTCGAGCAGCAAATAAGGAACGTCCTCTTCCCTGCAATCCCTACCCGGCGGCTGTACACTTGTAATGTGAAGGATAGTACCGTGGGGTAAGATCAGGCTTATACGATGCCAATCCCAACCTCCCAACTCCAAGACAAAGTCACGGACATAAGCTTGTAGCTGAGAAGGGTTCGAACCCGTTGCCACTTTATCAATTAGAGGACCAGAACCCGGGACCCAAGTATCGAGCCAGAACCTGGTGCGTTGGCCACCCCGTAACTGCTATGCCATTCCATGCCACACTAAATTCCAAGATATACATATGCCTCACCATAGCTACGAGTCAGTAGGCTTAGCTACTAATGAATTATCCAAGTTAACCCGATTTGGGTACTTATGCGAAAGGACACAAGCCCACAAGTCAGTTGGTTGGGTCACAAATTTCCACCCAATTTTCTCGAGTAACGCTTGATTAAATTCTCTCATCCTTCGCAGCCCCAACCCGCCACGATCCTTCGGCAACATCACCGACTCCCAATTCACCAAATGTATCCGCCACTGCCCCCACAAGAAATTACGACACAACCTTTTAATCTCAAGGCATATACTCCGCGGAAGACTCACTAACTGCATCATGTACATAGGAACAGCCTGCAATATCGATTGAACCAATGTAGTTCGGCCCGCCATTGATAAAGCCGACGCCAACTAGCCACTGAGATGACTCCGAACACAGTCCACTAAACCCTGGAAGAGAGACTTCTGGACCCGAATCGTGTACTATAGGAATTCCCAGATCTTTCCCTAAGTTATCCGTCTGAATGAACGTGCTCAATAAGCAGAAGCGATTGCGCACCGATATCGGAACTcctttagaaaaataaatcatcGATTTAGGTTTTCTAACTTTCTGGCCCGAAGCTTGATATAACGTGTCAAGGACTCCCATGACTTCTCTTAGTTGCTCCTTCGATGCCTCAGCGAATAAGAGAAGGTCGTCCGCAAACATAATATGCGAGATAGCCGGTCCCTGAGCTCTGACTTGGATGGGTCTCCACCGACCAGACGAAAATGAGTCGTAGATCAGGTGAGCAAGGCACTCAATGCAGAGAACAAACAAATAAGGGGATAATGGACAGCCTTGTCTGATACCTCTCTTTGGGATGAATTCCTCCATCGCCTCTCCGTTCCACAGGACTTGCATTGTGGTTGTGGTGACACAGTCCATAATCACCCTGTGTAATGTCTGAGGAATACCCGCGCTGATCAACGTATCAGCCAAGAATTGCCAGTTAATTCGGTCGTAAGCCTTTTCCAAGTCAATCTTGAGTGCCATGAATCCCTTTCGACGCTTCATCCGCTTCATCGAGTGGATCAATTCCTGGGCAATAATAATATTGTCTTGGATATGTCTTCTCGGGACAAAACTTGACTGGTTTGGGAACACAATCAAAGACATAAATTGTTGGAGACGATTGGTGAATATCTTCGTAATTAGCTTATGTGATACTTTACACAAGCTAATCGAGCGAAAATGACTCAACATCTCCGGACATGACAGCTCCAGGATGAGAGCAATAAACGTCGGGTTCATCGGTGCAACTGATTGGCCAACTTCAAATACTGCTCTTGCATAAGCCAACAGTGACGGAAACACCACCTCCCAATTCTTTTGGAAGAGGATGGCCTAGAAGTCGTCCGGCCCCGGAGCCTTGAACGAAGGCATAGCAAATAGAGCTCTTCGAAGTTCAGGCACCTCCACCGCTGCCGTTAGGATAGTCTCGGCTTCCTGAGGCAGTGTAGAGAAACTGGCCGTGATATAGAGAGTTCCACCCGACGGGCTGTCCCCATAAAAATTACGGAAGTGGGCGACGACCATATCGCAGAGAACTTCTGCATCGGTAACCCATTCACCATCTGGAGCTCTAAGAGAGTCGATCTTCATTCTCCGACGCTTGATAATAGTGCGGGTGTGGAAATACTTTGTGTTCCTGTCACCAAATCGCACCCACTCACATCGAGATTTTTCAAACCACAATAGCTCATCTTGCAATAACAACTGCTCCAGCTCCTCGGAGACCTCCTGTTCCAGCCTTTCTAGGTGCGGAATTAAGGCTACGCTGAATCGCCTGTTGGATCCCGGCTAGCCGAGCTAGGGCCCGAGACTTCCGGAACTGGATGTTGCCGAAAGTTTCCTTGTTCCACACTTGAACCTGATCCCTGAATGAAACAAGGTTCCCTGCCAAATCCACATCATCGGACCACGACGAACGCAGCAACTTGGGGAAAACGATGAGTTTGCCAGACAACAAGGTAACAGAATGGCCGTCTATGCGGGTTACTTGGCTGACCTCCTTAAAGATTGACTAGAATCGGGTGATGATCCGACTTAATCCTTGGGAGGACCCTAACCACTGCTTCCGGAAATATCGTTCCCCACTCGGGGTTACAAAGGGCTCTATCAAGTCTTTTGAAAATTCGCTCTATCCCCTGATACAAACCTTCTTTCCATGTAAAAGGCGGGCCATTGCTTCCCAGATCAATAAGGTTGCAGGCATCAAGCGTGTCCCGAAAACCCAAAGCCTCGCTTGGATTGAATGGAGCTCTCTCGGCCTTCTCCTCTTTCGATAGAATAGCATTAAAATCACTTGCGAGCAGCCATGGCGGTGAAGGAGACGTCGAGAGAGAAGTCAAGAACTACCAGAGCTCGTTACGGGTACCCTGGTTCGGGCTACCATATACGGCTGTTAACCACCACGATCGGCACCCCTCTTCAACTTTGGCATGTAGAGCCTGAAAATGGGACTGAAGGATAGTAATGTGAAGGTCATTCTTCCTCCACAGCAACCAAATACCACCCGAGAAACCCACTGCGTCAACTCGAGCATACTCGAAATCCCAAAACTTCCTGCTTACTCTATCAGCTCTATCACCACTGATACGAGGTTCCAtaataatcaaaatatatgGGTTATTCCTACGAATATAATCACGCAGCGTACTAATAAAGTTGGACTTTCTTGCCCCACGACAATTCCATGACAGTAAACGCATAAATGAAACAATAGAGAAAGGGGAGCCCGA
The sequence above is drawn from the Punica granatum isolate Tunisia-2019 chromosome 5, ASM765513v2, whole genome shotgun sequence genome and encodes:
- the LOC116209112 gene encoding uncharacterized protein LOC116209112, which gives rise to MQRFSNSALIKATQIPVLMGRPCDVFINHRGIDTKKTIAGLLYQYLSRQGINSFLDSKNMKPGDRLFDNIDRAIHGCKVGVAVFSRRYCESAYCLHELSLLMETKKRVVPIFYDVKPSHLRIISNKRNCNSEDHQRYSHALEEARNIVGLTFDPLKEDWSEFLRNASDAVIKNLIEYRAASTSRVRLRFAGVHLPISLNVVAIVQTGSRALPLKLQDYARDYIEVGTQLASQLECIVTISSKQVCQNLGGFPPSDLEEHALLAKIGNCIARTLGLRSSRVCRPLSFHQLAETIKLEFKVPRMVNASKGARCWFPFMG